From the Vibrio algarum genome, one window contains:
- a CDS encoding GNAT family N-acetyltransferase: MKTDRINVRHSEARDAQGIKQVYQCKNAYSNTLQLPFPDGAVWESRITNIPDNIYSFVAELNDEIVGNLGFEVFVNSRRRHAGSFGMGVKDEYQNKGVGSALMSSMIELADNWLNLRRLELTVFVDNEPAIALYKKFGFVIEGESKDYAFRNGQFVSVYHMARLNS, from the coding sequence ATGAAAACAGATAGAATCAACGTACGTCACAGTGAAGCTAGAGATGCACAAGGCATTAAACAAGTTTATCAGTGCAAGAATGCTTATTCTAATACGTTGCAACTGCCTTTCCCTGACGGGGCAGTGTGGGAATCAAGAATTACAAATATACCCGACAACATATACAGTTTCGTCGCTGAATTAAATGATGAAATAGTCGGCAATCTCGGATTCGAGGTTTTTGTAAACTCACGACGAAGACACGCAGGATCATTTGGCATGGGCGTGAAAGATGAATACCAAAATAAAGGAGTAGGTAGCGCACTAATGTCCTCAATGATCGAACTTGCTGACAATTGGCTGAACTTGAGAAGACTTGAACTCACTGTTTTTGTCGACAACGAGCCTGCAATCGCACTTTACAAGAAGTTTGGCTTTGTCATTGAAGGAGAGTCCAAAGATTACGCATTTAGAAATGGCCAATTTGTTAGTGTTTATCATATGGCTAGGCTTAATTCTTAA
- a CDS encoding AAA family ATPase: protein MAKIYFICGFIGSGKTTYSKQLAKSQSAFRFSMDEWMIPLFGEHMPRELFDQRIGILTELFKTASIQMMQLDTSVIFDFGFWNRKKRDDIAIWAHSEGFEYEIIYLDASFETCCERAYQRNSGRKEQAYEMTPDMMDMFWQWFEVPTSDEKVTFVKLPDSNNNETVCKK from the coding sequence ATGGCAAAGATATACTTTATATGCGGCTTTATTGGTTCTGGCAAAACCACTTACTCTAAACAACTGGCTAAGTCGCAATCCGCTTTTCGTTTTTCTATGGACGAATGGATGATACCGCTATTTGGCGAACATATGCCAAGAGAGCTATTTGACCAACGCATCGGTATTCTGACCGAACTTTTTAAAACAGCATCTATTCAGATGATGCAATTAGATACTTCTGTTATCTTTGATTTTGGTTTTTGGAACCGAAAAAAACGAGATGACATTGCCATCTGGGCACATTCTGAAGGCTTCGAATACGAAATCATCTACCTGGATGCGAGTTTCGAAACGTGTTGTGAGAGAGCTTATCAACGCAATTCAGGGCGCAAGGAGCAAGCTTACGAAATGACACCTGACATGATGGATATGTTTTGGCAGTGGTTTGAAGTTCCAACATCAGATGAAAAAGTCACTTTTGTGAAATTACCTGATTCAAACAATAACGAAACAGTGTGTAAGAAATGA
- the norR gene encoding nitric oxide reductase transcriptional regulator NorR → MKPSLDNVLLQIALDLSTSLPKGQHYQKLIDSVNQVLPCDASALFVLDKEGFLIPVAVSGLSTSVLGRKFFPPNHPRLEQILTSKKPTRFCASSKLPDPFDGLLLATPDEQIDVHDCMGCSLYVEDKLVGVITLDALEVGAFEKIDTITIETFAALAAATLRNISLFESLQESNRQQKSINQQLIDQARDKQGKLVGVSPHMQYLKDSISMVARSNYAVLISGETGTGKELVAHSVHDQSDRRDKPMIYVNCAALPESIAESELFGHVRGAFTGATSHRAGKFELANNGTLFLDEIGELPLQLQAKLLRVIQQGEVQRVGADKNSFVDVRIIAATNRDLEKEVDEGRFRTDLYHRLNVFPIHIPPLRERVGDIPVLAGYILEKVRSQFNLPNLHIHPRCLEYMETLAWMGNVRELEHTLMRVSLRAIQQEEFVIKRIHFGLNDKPIKTSKTQSFFDEHPKPMRETVELFQKQLIEHALQETNGIWAKAADYLCMDRGNLYRMGKKLGVK, encoded by the coding sequence ATGAAGCCATCCCTAGATAATGTTCTTTTACAGATTGCACTCGACCTGAGCACCTCTTTACCCAAAGGTCAGCATTACCAAAAACTCATAGATTCAGTCAATCAAGTGCTCCCATGTGATGCGAGTGCCTTATTTGTATTGGATAAAGAAGGTTTTTTAATTCCGGTTGCGGTGAGTGGTTTATCCACTTCTGTTCTCGGTAGAAAGTTCTTCCCTCCAAACCACCCTCGATTAGAGCAAATTCTCACGAGTAAAAAACCAACTCGATTTTGCGCTTCATCCAAGTTACCAGATCCTTTTGATGGCCTTCTCTTAGCGACACCAGATGAGCAGATTGACGTGCACGATTGTATGGGTTGCAGCTTGTATGTTGAAGATAAGCTTGTGGGAGTGATCACGTTAGACGCATTAGAAGTTGGCGCTTTTGAGAAGATTGACACTATCACTATTGAAACTTTTGCCGCTTTGGCTGCGGCGACGCTAAGAAATATTTCGTTGTTTGAATCACTACAAGAATCAAATCGTCAACAGAAATCAATTAATCAACAACTTATCGATCAAGCTAGAGATAAGCAAGGGAAATTGGTCGGTGTTAGCCCGCATATGCAATACCTAAAAGACAGCATTTCTATGGTTGCCCGATCGAATTACGCTGTACTTATATCTGGGGAAACAGGCACAGGTAAAGAACTGGTTGCCCATAGTGTGCATGATCAGTCGGATCGTCGTGATAAACCTATGATATACGTTAACTGTGCGGCACTACCTGAATCTATAGCAGAAAGTGAATTATTTGGTCATGTGAGGGGAGCGTTTACTGGGGCGACAAGTCATCGCGCGGGTAAGTTTGAACTTGCTAACAATGGTACGCTTTTCCTTGATGAGATAGGCGAGTTGCCCCTCCAACTGCAAGCAAAGCTACTGCGGGTCATACAGCAAGGCGAGGTTCAACGGGTTGGCGCAGATAAAAATAGTTTTGTAGATGTTAGGATTATTGCTGCAACAAACAGAGATCTTGAAAAAGAAGTCGATGAAGGGCGCTTCCGGACAGACCTATATCATCGGCTTAATGTTTTCCCAATTCATATTCCGCCTTTGCGTGAAAGAGTGGGAGATATCCCCGTATTGGCAGGGTATATATTAGAGAAAGTACGTAGTCAGTTTAATTTACCCAATCTACACATTCATCCAAGATGTTTAGAATATATGGAAACTCTGGCCTGGATGGGGAATGTTCGCGAGTTAGAGCATACGTTGATGAGAGTCAGCTTGAGAGCGATACAACAAGAAGAGTTCGTGATTAAACGTATACATTTTGGGTTAAATGATAAGCCAATCAAAACAAGTAAAACACAATCATTCTTCGATGAGCATCCAAAACCTATGCGTGAGACTGTGGAATTGTTTCAGAAGCAACTTATAGAACATGCGCTTCAAGAAACCAACGGAATATGGGCCAAGGCCGCGGATTACCTTTGTATGGATAGAGGTAATCTATATCGGATGGGAAAAAAACTAGGTGTGAAATAA
- a CDS encoding DUF3316 domain-containing protein: MIAVASIALSTSVFAGTNLVKSETEFRTEGYATQAQAYEAGFDIADEMKLASNGQLKFQLPTTSKGNVQKVSIEGVEVSLEEFSAQRGEVKYRAIVDVDYSYTVKQSNDS, encoded by the coding sequence ATGATTGCGGTTGCTAGCATTGCTTTAAGTACGTCTGTTTTTGCAGGAACAAATTTGGTTAAAAGTGAGACAGAATTTCGAACCGAAGGGTATGCAACTCAAGCACAAGCATACGAAGCCGGTTTTGACATTGCCGATGAAATGAAACTAGCATCCAATGGGCAGCTTAAGTTTCAACTCCCAACAACGTCGAAAGGGAATGTTCAAAAGGTTTCCATTGAAGGTGTAGAAGTAAGTTTAGAAGAGTTTTCAGCACAACGGGGTGAGGTGAAATACCGAGCCATAGTCGACGTAGATTACTCTTATACTGTGAAACAGAGTAATGATAGCTAG
- a CDS encoding GNAT family N-acetyltransferase: MNTTIVVNPSTEDIQEIRNGLIEHNSPYLKELRRYDIANFRHIENGKKKAGVTGEIWGNWLLVHFLWVDKSEKGQGLGSAILLELEQYAKEQGCHSCLLDTFSFQARPFYEKLGYSHVMTMDDFPVETKKFFLVKAL; this comes from the coding sequence ATGAATACAACTATCGTAGTAAATCCATCGACCGAAGATATCCAAGAGATTCGAAATGGATTGATCGAGCATAACTCCCCTTATTTGAAAGAGCTTAGACGGTATGATATCGCAAACTTCCGCCACATCGAAAATGGGAAGAAGAAAGCGGGAGTAACTGGAGAAATATGGGGAAACTGGCTATTAGTTCATTTTCTTTGGGTTGATAAAAGCGAAAAAGGGCAAGGACTCGGATCAGCTATTTTGCTAGAACTTGAACAATACGCCAAAGAGCAAGGATGCCATTCATGCTTGCTAGATACATTCAGTTTTCAGGCGAGGCCATTTTATGAAAAACTAGGTTATTCACACGTCATGACGATGGATGATTTCCCAGTAGAAACTAAAAAATTCTTTCTGGTTAAAGCATTATGA
- a CDS encoding GNAT family N-acetyltransferase, with amino-acid sequence MDGYRISTDINEMDFDVIYQFISTSYWAQGIPKTTMRKAIENAFCFAIFDSDNNQIGFARLITDRATFAYLADVFIVETHRNKGLSKQLVSEIIDHPELQGLRRIMLATRDAHGLYQQFGFEAINAPEMLMQIHRPNVYKNG; translated from the coding sequence ATGGACGGCTACCGAATAAGCACAGATATCAATGAAATGGATTTCGATGTTATATACCAATTCATCTCAACCAGTTACTGGGCACAAGGCATTCCTAAAACAACCATGAGAAAAGCCATTGAGAACGCTTTTTGCTTCGCCATTTTTGATTCAGATAACAATCAGATCGGATTTGCTCGACTAATTACCGACAGGGCTACTTTCGCTTATCTCGCAGATGTATTTATTGTCGAAACACACAGAAACAAAGGGTTAAGCAAACAGTTGGTTTCAGAAATTATCGATCACCCCGAGCTACAAGGATTAAGGCGTATAATGTTGGCCACACGTGATGCTCATGGCCTTTACCAACAGTTTGGATTCGAAGCAATAAACGCCCCGGAAATGTTAATGCAAATCCATCGGCCTAACGTCTATAAAAACGGATAG
- a CDS encoding glutathione S-transferase family protein yields MITLHHLVRSRSKRIIWLLEELKVPYEIKAYQRDAVTQLAPAELRAVHPLGKSPVIEENGKVLAESGAITEFLAQRFASDTLVPAKESDEYPLYLQWLHFAESSAALPLLMHYFLKVDGSETRFVSDYSENEIKLILGYMNEHLSKNTWLVGDQFTAADILISFIVEMAAGLGFLTDYPKLTQYLSALNEMPAAQRAASLEQQYDAS; encoded by the coding sequence ATGATTACCTTACATCACCTAGTGAGATCTCGTTCCAAAAGGATAATTTGGCTATTAGAAGAACTCAAAGTCCCTTATGAAATTAAGGCTTATCAAAGAGATGCTGTGACTCAACTAGCGCCTGCAGAATTGCGTGCTGTCCACCCATTAGGGAAATCTCCAGTCATAGAAGAAAATGGTAAAGTACTGGCCGAGTCAGGTGCAATAACAGAGTTTTTAGCTCAACGTTTCGCAAGTGACACATTAGTCCCAGCTAAAGAGTCAGATGAGTATCCGCTCTATCTACAGTGGCTCCATTTTGCAGAGAGCTCAGCAGCACTGCCTTTATTGATGCATTATTTTTTGAAAGTTGATGGTTCTGAAACTCGATTTGTTTCTGACTATAGCGAAAATGAGATCAAACTTATTCTTGGATATATGAATGAACATTTATCCAAGAATACTTGGTTGGTTGGTGATCAATTTACCGCGGCAGATATATTGATTTCATTTATAGTCGAAATGGCTGCAGGGTTAGGTTTTCTCACTGACTACCCCAAGCTCACACAATACCTATCGGCATTAAATGAAATGCCTGCAGCCCAAAGAGCCGCTAGTTTGGAACAGCAGTACGATGCGAGCTGA
- a CDS encoding DUF1496 domain-containing protein: protein MKKYWLLLCLIPTLGHTNTVSTPGKAIILGNSNNAMLKRVCYYQDKAYSLGAVLQIGEHYMVCSEENARESNGPLKWYPLGQERIEESNKPRYKQN, encoded by the coding sequence ATGAAAAAATATTGGCTACTGCTATGCCTAATCCCTACACTTGGCCATACAAATACTGTGTCGACCCCGGGCAAAGCGATTATTCTAGGAAACAGTAACAACGCAATGCTTAAACGAGTCTGCTACTACCAAGATAAAGCTTATTCTTTAGGTGCTGTTTTACAAATCGGAGAACACTACATGGTATGTAGTGAAGAAAACGCTCGAGAATCAAATGGACCTCTTAAATGGTATCCATTGGGCCAAGAGCGCATAGAAGAGTCTAATAAACCTCGCTATAAGCAAAATTAA
- a CDS encoding ParA family protein codes for MLVLNLKGGVGKSTFTVNLASKLCTAQHCVELIDSDKQVSSHSWAKEIEQIETQQLNISFRGYSDIASSVKVSKNCDFIIIDSPANFDDNHIKKYLMLADFVVVPIQPSPVDLHATLPLIEKIMVNLSLIKKNVQVGFIINRCSEGNPQVKKVRDLLDHFQQYQTLGLMTDSYLYQEPFQNKTISKISLDEPLWNNIFRWLGISIVDNKVAHLPVKLNTQIESKIQNPHHRSNISRWRTVQKKWQIKKRT; via the coding sequence ATATTAGTATTAAACTTAAAAGGTGGCGTGGGTAAGTCGACTTTTACGGTTAATCTCGCTTCAAAATTATGTACAGCTCAGCATTGCGTTGAACTCATTGATAGCGATAAGCAAGTGTCGTCTCACTCGTGGGCAAAAGAGATAGAACAAATAGAGACTCAACAATTAAATATTAGTTTCCGCGGTTATTCAGATATCGCCTCATCCGTAAAAGTAAGTAAAAATTGTGACTTTATTATTATTGATTCACCCGCTAATTTCGATGATAACCACATAAAAAAGTACTTGATGCTCGCAGATTTTGTTGTTGTTCCTATCCAACCTTCCCCTGTTGATCTCCATGCTACCCTACCCTTAATTGAAAAAATAATGGTAAACCTTTCATTAATTAAAAAAAATGTTCAGGTAGGTTTTATTATTAATCGGTGTTCTGAAGGAAACCCGCAAGTAAAAAAAGTACGGGATCTACTTGACCATTTTCAACAATATCAAACATTGGGTTTAATGACCGACTCTTATCTTTATCAAGAACCATTTCAAAATAAAACCATCTCGAAAATAAGCTTAGATGAACCACTTTGGAATAACATTTTTCGTTGGCTGGGTATAAGCATAGTTGACAATAAAGTGGCTCATCTACCAGTGAAATTAAATACACAGATTGAGAGTAAGATACAAAATCCTCACCATCGTTCTAACATAAGTCGCTGGCGAACAGTACAGAAAAAATGGCAAATTAAAAAACGGACTTAG
- the hcp gene encoding hydroxylamine reductase produces the protein MFCIQCEQTIQTPVGKGCSYTQGMCGKTAEVSDLQDVLVYSLQGVSFWADLGRTVNVIDTEVDEWAPKAFFSTLTNVNFDPARVIEFAQQSNAFKQRLEEKVRAAALVTNFEIPVLSPAAQFDLPSDEQAIIELAPQAAVNRGHESEHEDVIGLRLLCLYGLKGAAAYLEHARVLSQTDTEVFGEYHKIMAWLGTDPTDLKALLDMSMKIGLVNYRIMEMLDKGETDTFGHPEPSQVNVKTIKGKAILVSGHDLHDLEKILQQTEGKGINVYTNGEMLPGHSYPELKKYSHLVGNYGSAWQNQQKEFANFPGAIVMTSNCLLNPNVGQYADRLFTRSIVGWPGVAHLEGDDFSAVIDCALAQEGFKHDEIEQMITVGFGRNALMAAAPAVVEQVKEGNISHFFLVGGCDGDKAERSYYTDFTAQAPQDSVILTLACGKFRFNKGEFGDINGIPRLLDVGQCNDAYSAIQLAIALSKEFDCDINELPLTLVLSWFEQKAIVILLTLFALGLKGIYTGPTAPAFLTDNLLAIMQEEFDMRSIGNVEDDLKSILAA, from the coding sequence ATGTTTTGTATTCAATGTGAACAAACGATTCAAACGCCTGTCGGAAAAGGCTGTTCTTATACCCAAGGTATGTGTGGCAAAACCGCAGAAGTTTCTGACCTGCAAGATGTATTGGTTTACTCCTTACAAGGTGTTTCATTTTGGGCTGATTTAGGTCGCACAGTGAATGTTATCGATACTGAAGTTGACGAGTGGGCACCCAAAGCATTCTTTTCCACATTAACCAATGTTAACTTCGACCCTGCACGCGTTATTGAATTTGCTCAGCAATCGAATGCATTCAAACAACGTTTAGAAGAAAAAGTACGTGCAGCCGCTTTAGTTACCAATTTTGAAATCCCAGTGCTTTCTCCTGCTGCGCAATTTGATTTACCAAGTGATGAGCAAGCGATCATTGAGCTTGCACCACAAGCTGCAGTGAATCGTGGCCATGAAAGTGAGCATGAAGATGTTATAGGTCTTCGACTTTTATGTTTATACGGGCTAAAAGGAGCCGCAGCTTATCTAGAGCACGCTCGTGTTTTATCCCAAACTGACACAGAAGTATTTGGCGAATACCACAAAATTATGGCGTGGTTAGGTACGGACCCGACCGATCTGAAAGCGTTGCTTGATATGTCAATGAAGATTGGGTTAGTTAATTACCGCATTATGGAAATGCTAGATAAAGGTGAAACGGATACATTTGGTCACCCTGAACCTTCTCAAGTTAATGTTAAGACCATTAAAGGTAAGGCGATTCTAGTTTCTGGTCACGATTTGCATGATTTAGAAAAGATACTTCAACAGACTGAAGGCAAAGGTATTAATGTATATACCAATGGTGAAATGCTTCCAGGGCATTCGTACCCAGAGCTTAAGAAGTACTCTCATCTGGTGGGTAACTATGGCAGCGCATGGCAAAACCAACAGAAGGAATTCGCAAATTTCCCTGGCGCTATTGTAATGACATCTAACTGCCTACTTAATCCGAATGTAGGTCAATATGCTGATCGACTCTTTACGCGTAGTATAGTCGGCTGGCCGGGTGTAGCCCATCTCGAAGGTGACGATTTTAGCGCTGTAATTGATTGCGCATTGGCACAAGAAGGCTTCAAACATGATGAAATAGAGCAGATGATAACCGTCGGGTTCGGCCGAAATGCTCTAATGGCCGCTGCACCTGCTGTAGTAGAGCAAGTTAAAGAAGGAAACATCAGCCACTTCTTCCTAGTTGGTGGTTGTGATGGTGACAAAGCAGAGCGTAGCTATTACACAGACTTTACAGCTCAAGCTCCTCAGGATAGCGTTATTCTCACTTTAGCTTGTGGAAAATTTCGTTTCAATAAAGGTGAGTTTGGTGATATTAACGGTATTCCACGTTTGCTGGATGTTGGCCAATGTAATGATGCATATTCGGCTATCCAATTGGCCATTGCTCTTTCAAAAGAGTTTGATTGTGACATCAATGAACTGCCATTAACGTTAGTGCTTTCTTGGTTTGAGCAAAAGGCAATTGTTATCCTTCTTACTCTATTTGCACTTGGGTTAAAAGGTATCTACACAGGGCCGACAGCGCCTGCGTTCTTGACGGATAACCTCTTGGCTATAATGCAAGAAGAGTTCGATATGCGTAGCATTGGCAACGTAGAAGATGATCTCAAATCTATTTTAGCCGCTTAA
- a CDS encoding DUF1349 domain-containing protein: MTLNLTTGDWIFEPKSKIITDNRLRITTEPNTDFWQRSYYGFQNNNAPAYQFKSSDNFTFTVKATFEYQNLFDQCGVIIYLDQDNWFKASIEYENDDYSRLGSVVTNLGHSDWATTDIKLPKEIWYRLSRRGPDFLIESAFDGIEFRQMRIFHMHALGPTSSEMGRANPPLPTDTPMKFGVYACSPTKSSFTAEFSDFSIKDCIWKAHGTL; encoded by the coding sequence ATGACCCTAAACTTAACAACTGGTGACTGGATATTTGAACCCAAATCAAAAATCATAACTGATAATCGACTCAGAATAACCACAGAGCCAAATACTGACTTTTGGCAACGCTCATATTATGGATTTCAGAACAACAATGCTCCCGCCTACCAGTTCAAATCTTCGGATAATTTCACTTTTACGGTGAAGGCAACATTTGAATATCAAAATCTATTCGACCAATGTGGCGTCATTATTTACTTAGATCAAGACAACTGGTTCAAAGCTTCCATCGAATACGAAAACGACGACTACTCTCGTCTTGGTAGTGTTGTAACGAATTTAGGGCACTCAGACTGGGCTACTACCGATATTAAGTTACCAAAAGAAATTTGGTACAGATTAAGCCGCAGGGGGCCAGATTTCCTCATTGAAAGTGCCTTTGACGGGATAGAGTTTCGTCAAATGAGAATATTTCATATGCACGCTTTAGGCCCTACATCCTCTGAAATGGGGCGGGCGAACCCACCCTTACCAACAGATACCCCAATGAAATTTGGTGTGTATGCTTGTAGCCCCACGAAATCTTCCTTCACAGCAGAATTTTCCGACTTCTCAATTAAAGATTGTATTTGGAAAGCTCACGGGACACTCTAA
- a CDS encoding DMT family transporter translates to MSSHSPIKGASWMLTAGLAFAIVNSLAQYVSINFSLPSTSVALIQYAVALVVILPYLKSLGIKNSLSTDNLKMHVFRVFLSVIGIQLWMWALAYPVPIWQGIALLMTSPLFATIGSGLFLKEKVGFVRWGATLAGFVGAMVILEPWADNFNAASLLPVGAAFFWACYSLMVKKLSSNDSPSTMVVYLLLLITPFNILLALPDWTMPSTSTSWLFLLGAGVMTALAQWAIVKAYSVADASFVQPFDNAKLPLNVLLGWMVFGWVPPGRLWLGAAIIIAAVAFITHWETSGKRELSEVN, encoded by the coding sequence ATGTCCTCTCATTCGCCGATTAAAGGTGCTAGCTGGATGTTAACCGCAGGGTTAGCATTCGCCATCGTAAATAGCCTTGCGCAATATGTAAGTATTAATTTTTCTCTTCCTTCTACCTCGGTTGCTTTGATTCAATATGCGGTAGCTCTCGTTGTCATTCTTCCGTATTTGAAGTCGCTTGGAATTAAAAACTCGTTATCAACTGACAACCTCAAGATGCACGTATTCCGGGTCTTTTTATCGGTTATTGGTATCCAGTTATGGATGTGGGCTCTAGCGTACCCAGTTCCTATTTGGCAAGGTATCGCCTTATTAATGACCTCTCCACTTTTTGCAACAATAGGTTCGGGCTTATTTCTCAAAGAGAAAGTAGGCTTTGTTCGCTGGGGAGCAACATTGGCAGGTTTTGTTGGTGCCATGGTTATCTTAGAGCCCTGGGCTGATAATTTTAATGCTGCTTCGTTGTTACCGGTTGGCGCTGCATTCTTTTGGGCTTGTTATTCGTTAATGGTGAAGAAGCTTTCTTCAAATGATTCTCCATCGACAATGGTGGTCTATCTATTGTTGTTAATAACTCCCTTTAATATTCTCTTAGCTTTACCCGATTGGACTATGCCGTCAACCTCGACTAGTTGGTTGTTTTTACTTGGTGCAGGGGTGATGACAGCTCTTGCACAGTGGGCTATTGTAAAGGCTTACTCCGTTGCTGACGCGTCATTTGTACAACCCTTCGATAATGCAAAATTGCCGCTAAATGTTTTGCTTGGATGGATGGTTTTCGGCTGGGTCCCACCTGGAAGGTTGTGGTTAGGCGCTGCAATAATTATTGCAGCGGTAGCATTTATCACCCACTGGGAAACGAGTGGAAAAAGAGAGTTAAGTGAAGTCAATTAA